The Congregibacter litoralis KT71 genome contains a region encoding:
- the hisD gene encoding histidinol dehydrogenase has translation MRRLDSSAADFASALTQLEVPMESGDSDVVSTVAQIIADVRQRGDEALLEYTRRFDHLDVEELPALEVPREELEEALQALPEEQRAALTEAARRIETFHRRQLGEDWSYDDGLGNRLGQRVTPLKRVGVYVPGGKASYPSSVLMNAIPARVAGVSEIVMVAPTPGGERNALVMAAAALAGVDRVFCIGGAQAVAALAYGTEAVPRVDKIVGPGNRFVAEAKRQVFGQVGIDMIAGPSEILIIADGSADPEWMAMDLFSQAEHDESAQALLLCPDAAYIDAVDAAIDRLLPQMERAAIIEASLARRGALIKTRDIADAAAISNGLAPEHLELAVADPEALLPHIEAAGAIFMGVHSCEALGDYCAGPNHVLPTSGSARFFSPLGVYDFQKRSSIIHCSAEGAAPLARIATVLAEGESLTAHARSAAMRSGE, from the coding sequence ATGCGCCGCCTCGACAGCAGTGCGGCGGACTTTGCCTCCGCCCTGACGCAGCTCGAAGTGCCCATGGAGAGCGGTGACAGCGATGTGGTGTCAACGGTGGCACAGATCATTGCCGACGTGCGCCAGCGTGGTGACGAAGCGCTTTTGGAATACACGCGACGCTTTGATCACCTGGATGTGGAGGAGCTCCCGGCGCTGGAAGTCCCGCGGGAGGAACTGGAGGAGGCCCTTCAGGCGCTGCCCGAAGAGCAGCGGGCCGCCCTCACGGAGGCCGCTCGTCGTATAGAAACCTTCCACCGCAGGCAACTCGGTGAAGACTGGAGCTATGACGATGGCCTGGGGAATCGTCTGGGTCAGCGGGTGACACCCCTCAAACGCGTGGGAGTGTATGTCCCCGGTGGGAAGGCGAGTTACCCGTCTTCGGTATTGATGAACGCCATCCCCGCCCGGGTTGCCGGGGTGTCGGAGATTGTCATGGTCGCCCCCACCCCGGGCGGCGAGCGCAACGCCCTGGTGATGGCCGCGGCGGCCCTGGCGGGCGTTGATCGCGTCTTCTGCATCGGTGGCGCCCAGGCGGTGGCCGCCCTCGCTTATGGCACCGAGGCGGTGCCCCGCGTGGATAAGATTGTGGGTCCGGGGAACCGCTTTGTCGCCGAGGCCAAGCGTCAGGTGTTTGGTCAGGTGGGTATCGATATGATCGCTGGGCCCTCGGAGATTTTGATTATTGCCGACGGCAGTGCCGACCCCGAGTGGATGGCAATGGATCTGTTTTCCCAGGCGGAGCACGACGAGAGTGCCCAGGCGCTGCTGCTCTGCCCGGACGCCGCCTATATTGATGCGGTCGATGCCGCTATCGATCGCCTGCTGCCGCAGATGGAGCGCGCAGCAATCATCGAGGCCTCTCTGGCCCGCCGCGGCGCCTTGATCAAGACTCGGGACATCGCCGATGCCGCGGCCATCAGCAACGGCCTTGCGCCGGAGCATCTGGAGCTGGCGGTGGCAGACCCCGAGGCGTTGCTCCCCCATATTGAAGCAGCGGGCGCTATCTTTATGGGAGTTCACAGCTGTGAGGCCCTGGGAGATTACTGTGCCGGCCCCAACCACGTGCTCCCGACCTCGGGCTCAGCGAGGTTTTTCTCTCCCCTGGGCGTCTACGATTTTCAGAAGCGCAGTTCGATTATTCATTGCAGCGCTGAGGGCGCTGCACCCCTCGCGCGTATCGCGACGGTGTTGGCGGAGGGAGAGTCCCTGACGGCTCACGCACGCAGCGCGGCGATGCGCTCCGGAGAGTAA
- the hisG gene encoding ATP phosphoribosyltransferase, translating into METGKLTLALTKGRILKETLPLLARAGVEPLEDMGKSRKLVFPTTRDDVQLVVMRGVDVPVYVRHGAADLGVVGKDTLLEQGSDGVYEPLDLGIAPCRLMTAAPVDFAWPDRRVRVATKFVNVARDYFARRGVQVELIKLYGAMELAPAMALADMIVDIVDTGNTLRANGMEPLDEIAAVTSRLIVNKASMRSRHGALNGLIEAIGSAVADLAPAA; encoded by the coding sequence ATGGAAACCGGCAAACTCACGCTTGCGCTGACCAAGGGGCGAATTCTCAAAGAGACGCTACCACTTCTGGCGCGGGCGGGCGTTGAACCTCTTGAAGACATGGGGAAGAGTCGCAAGCTGGTGTTCCCCACCACGCGGGACGACGTGCAGCTGGTGGTGATGCGCGGTGTGGACGTGCCGGTGTATGTGCGTCACGGCGCAGCGGACCTCGGCGTGGTAGGAAAAGACACCCTGCTGGAGCAGGGTAGCGATGGCGTTTACGAGCCTCTGGATCTGGGCATTGCCCCCTGCCGGCTCATGACCGCTGCCCCCGTGGATTTTGCATGGCCGGACCGCCGCGTGCGCGTGGCCACCAAATTCGTCAACGTCGCCCGGGATTATTTTGCCCGGCGCGGCGTGCAGGTGGAGCTCATCAAGCTCTATGGCGCCATGGAACTCGCGCCGGCTATGGCGCTTGCGGATATGATTGTGGATATCGTCGATACGGGTAACACGCTCCGGGCCAACGGCATGGAGCCCCTGGATGAGATCGCCGCGGTCACCTCGCGACTCATCGTCAACAAGGCGTCCATGCGCTCGCGACACGGAGCGCTCAATGGGCTCATCGAAGCCATTGGCAGCGCCGTCGCCGATCTGGCCCCGGCAGCCTGA
- the murA gene encoding UDP-N-acetylglucosamine 1-carboxyvinyltransferase, translating into MDKLLIKGGARLEGELRISGAKNAALPILAATLLSDELVTIGNLPHLHDITTMIELLGCMGVGLTIDEKMSIEVDASTLSDCSAPYELVKTMRASILVLGPMVARFGKARVSFPGGCAIGSRPVDLHLRGLEAMGATIEVEGGYINATVDGRLKGAHIVMETVTVGGTENLMMAAAIAEGQTVLENAAREPEVVDLAKCLIAMGARITGHGTDRMVIDGVEKLHGCHFDVMPDRIEAGTYLVAAAATGGKLHLREARAEHLEVVLQKLEEAGADISCGEDWITLDMHGRRPKAVSIRTAPYPGFPTDMQAQFTAMNAIAEGTATVTETVFENRLIQTHEMNRMGARITIEGNTAIIVGQASLAGAPVMATDLRASASLVIAGMVATGETLIDRIYHIDRGYECIEEKLQALGADIRRIVD; encoded by the coding sequence ATGGACAAGCTCCTCATCAAAGGTGGTGCACGGCTCGAAGGTGAGCTGCGGATTTCCGGCGCCAAAAACGCGGCGCTGCCGATTCTTGCCGCCACGCTGCTGTCGGACGAACTCGTCACCATCGGCAATCTTCCTCATCTGCACGATATCACCACGATGATCGAACTCCTGGGGTGCATGGGTGTGGGCCTGACCATCGACGAGAAGATGAGCATTGAGGTCGACGCCAGCACCCTCAGCGACTGCTCGGCGCCCTACGAACTGGTCAAGACCATGCGTGCGTCGATCCTGGTGTTGGGTCCCATGGTGGCGCGTTTCGGCAAGGCCAGGGTGTCCTTTCCCGGTGGCTGCGCCATTGGCAGTCGCCCCGTCGATCTGCATCTGCGCGGGCTTGAGGCCATGGGCGCGACCATCGAAGTGGAAGGCGGATACATCAATGCCACCGTCGATGGACGTCTCAAGGGCGCGCACATCGTGATGGAGACCGTGACCGTCGGCGGCACGGAAAATCTCATGATGGCCGCGGCTATCGCAGAGGGGCAGACCGTTCTCGAGAACGCGGCCCGGGAGCCGGAGGTGGTGGATCTGGCGAAATGCCTCATTGCCATGGGCGCCCGCATCACGGGGCACGGTACGGACCGTATGGTCATTGACGGTGTGGAGAAGCTTCACGGTTGTCATTTTGATGTCATGCCGGATCGCATCGAAGCCGGCACTTATCTGGTGGCCGCGGCGGCGACGGGCGGCAAGCTCCATCTTCGCGAGGCGCGGGCCGAGCATCTGGAGGTTGTGCTCCAGAAGCTGGAGGAGGCGGGCGCCGATATCAGCTGTGGAGAGGACTGGATCACCCTGGATATGCACGGGCGGCGTCCGAAAGCGGTGAGTATCCGTACGGCCCCCTACCCGGGTTTCCCTACGGATATGCAGGCGCAGTTTACCGCGATGAATGCCATTGCCGAGGGCACCGCGACGGTTACGGAGACGGTGTTCGAGAACCGTCTCATCCAAACCCATGAGATGAACCGTATGGGTGCCAGGATCACTATTGAAGGCAACACGGCGATTATTGTCGGGCAGGCGTCCCTCGCGGGAGCGCCGGTGATGGCGACGGATCTGCGTGCCTCGGCCAGTCTTGTGATCGCGGGGATGGTGGCGACGGGGGAGACCCTTATCGATCGCATTTATCACATCGACCGCGGCTACGAGTGTATCGAAGAAAAGCTTCAGGCTCTGGGCGCCGATATCCGGCGGATTGTGGACTAA
- a CDS encoding BolA family protein, producing MDAKTVEAMVREALVDATVSVEGAGANYDITVVSDAFADMRAVRRQQTVYAAINQAIASGSIHAVNIRALTPAEWESEGA from the coding sequence GTGGATGCCAAAACTGTCGAAGCGATGGTCCGGGAGGCCCTGGTGGATGCGACGGTGAGCGTTGAGGGCGCTGGCGCGAACTACGACATTACCGTGGTGAGCGATGCCTTTGCGGACATGCGGGCTGTGCGCAGGCAGCAGACGGTCTACGCTGCGATTAACCAGGCCATTGCGTCGGGGAGTATTCACGCAGTGAACATCCGCGCGTTGACGCCGGCAGAGTGGGAGTCCGAGGGCGCCTGA
- a CDS encoding MlaC/ttg2D family ABC transporter substrate-binding protein: MVLRSKWTHSITAAFALLTGLLMLSLAPSLHAQDDEAAAGKTARQTLRETTDKVLAVIEEARSYVDEDTERYYQAVHEVLDPIVDFRGFARGVMGEYATGARYRSLDEAGRDKLRDQLERFTETMRVGLVRTYSKGLLAFGGSRVELDDSPDAGDSADRAMLKQLIYSDEAQPYVVVYFMARDKSGDWKMRNLVVENVNLGQIYRSQFESAARRYDGDLDQVIANWTVEDATD; the protein is encoded by the coding sequence ATGGTTTTGCGCAGCAAATGGACACATTCGATCACGGCGGCCTTTGCGCTGTTGACGGGGCTTCTCATGCTGTCCCTCGCGCCGTCCCTCCATGCCCAGGACGATGAAGCGGCTGCAGGTAAAACCGCCAGGCAAACGCTGCGGGAAACCACGGACAAAGTGCTGGCAGTGATTGAAGAGGCAAGATCCTATGTGGACGAGGACACGGAGCGCTATTACCAGGCCGTGCACGAGGTCCTCGATCCCATCGTTGACTTTCGGGGCTTTGCCCGGGGTGTCATGGGTGAATATGCCACGGGGGCCCGCTACCGCAGCCTGGACGAAGCGGGTCGGGATAAGCTTCGGGATCAGCTGGAGCGTTTCACGGAAACCATGCGCGTGGGTCTGGTAAGGACCTACAGCAAGGGCCTCCTTGCTTTTGGTGGATCCCGCGTGGAGCTTGATGACAGCCCCGATGCCGGTGATTCCGCGGATCGGGCCATGCTCAAGCAGCTCATTTACAGTGATGAAGCACAGCCTTACGTCGTGGTGTATTTCATGGCACGGGATAAATCCGGCGACTGGAAAATGCGCAATCTCGTGGTGGAGAACGTCAACCTCGGTCAGATTTACCGCAGTCAGTTTGAGTCCGCCGCCCGCCGTTACGACGGCGATCTTGACCAGGTCATCGCAAACTGGACTGTAGAAGACGCAACGGACTAG
- a CDS encoding calcium/sodium antiporter, producing MLIPLLTILVAFAVLMWSADLFVAGAASIAGNLGMSPVIIGLTIVSLGTSAPEILVSITAALAGSGGLAIGNAVGSNIANIGLVLGITILVVPIQVHPGCMRSELPTLLVVTAGTGLLLLDVELERSDAILMITALVLILAQMIRSQIRDPEVAEDAEAEDEDLPHHGPAKAWISFAIGLVLLVGSSKALVWGASAIATQFGVPELVIGLTIVAVGTSLPELAATLASALRGHAEIAIGNIVGSNLFNLLAVMAMPGLLAPEQLPHNFLFRDYGAMCIATILMAAAAYHGLRSSRAKPGYSYLGRAVGTLFCLGYALYYYGLYTSL from the coding sequence ATGCTGATACCTCTGCTGACAATTCTCGTCGCCTTTGCCGTGTTGATGTGGAGCGCCGATCTGTTTGTGGCCGGCGCTGCCTCCATTGCCGGCAATCTCGGCATGTCGCCGGTAATCATCGGCCTCACCATCGTATCCCTGGGCACTTCGGCGCCGGAGATTCTCGTTTCTATCACCGCGGCCCTTGCCGGCTCCGGGGGCCTGGCGATCGGCAACGCTGTGGGTTCAAACATTGCCAACATCGGCCTCGTTCTGGGTATCACCATATTGGTGGTGCCGATTCAGGTGCATCCCGGCTGCATGCGATCAGAGCTCCCCACGCTCCTGGTGGTGACCGCCGGCACGGGCCTGCTTCTCCTGGATGTGGAGCTGGAAAGAAGCGACGCCATACTGATGATCACCGCGCTGGTCCTCATTCTGGCGCAGATGATCCGATCCCAGATTCGCGACCCCGAGGTCGCCGAAGATGCGGAGGCCGAAGACGAAGATCTGCCCCATCACGGTCCCGCTAAAGCCTGGATTTCCTTTGCCATCGGTCTGGTCCTGCTGGTGGGTAGCTCAAAAGCGCTGGTGTGGGGCGCCAGCGCCATCGCGACGCAGTTTGGCGTACCTGAGCTGGTGATCGGGCTGACCATTGTGGCCGTGGGCACGAGCCTGCCCGAGCTGGCAGCCACCCTGGCCAGCGCCCTTCGCGGACACGCAGAGATTGCCATTGGTAACATCGTGGGTTCCAACCTGTTTAACCTCCTTGCCGTCATGGCCATGCCGGGATTGCTGGCGCCGGAGCAATTGCCCCATAACTTTCTTTTCCGTGACTACGGTGCCATGTGTATCGCCACTATCCTTATGGCAGCTGCCGCCTATCACGGTCTTCGATCGAGCCGTGCAAAACCCGGATACTCTTACCTGGGCCGGGCCGTGGGCACGCTGTTCTGCCTGGGTTATGCGCTGTACTATTACGGGCTTTACACCAGCTTGTAG
- a CDS encoding KpsF/GutQ family sugar-phosphate isomerase, which translates to MTDPARYLLSAQRTIRMEVEAVAALEARVGEEFERACELILKVPGRTVVTGMGKSGHVGGKIAATLASTGTPAFFVHPGEASHGDMGMITADDCVIALSNSGTTPEVLMLIPLLKRLGIPLISMTGAPDSALAKASDAHINTGVAVEACPLDLAPTSSTTTALVMGDALAIALLEARGFTAEDFAFSHPGGALGRKLLLKIDDVMRQGEGIPKVSEATPLSDALLEISAKGLGMTTVVAADSDRLLGVFTDGDLRRALDEQVDIKGTRIGDIMTRSPATVHTGMLAAEALRIMEERHISALVVLDEQQEIAGVVNLLALLEAGIA; encoded by the coding sequence ATGACCGATCCTGCCCGCTACCTGCTCTCAGCACAGCGCACCATCCGTATGGAAGTCGAGGCCGTTGCGGCTCTCGAGGCCCGCGTGGGTGAAGAGTTTGAGCGCGCCTGCGAGCTCATTCTCAAGGTGCCAGGTCGCACGGTCGTCACGGGCATGGGCAAATCCGGTCATGTGGGCGGAAAAATAGCCGCCACCCTCGCGAGCACGGGCACGCCGGCGTTTTTTGTGCACCCGGGCGAAGCGAGCCACGGCGATATGGGCATGATTACCGCCGACGATTGCGTTATCGCCTTGTCCAACAGTGGAACCACCCCCGAAGTGCTGATGCTCATCCCCCTGCTCAAGCGTTTGGGCATCCCTTTGATCAGCATGACGGGCGCGCCGGATTCGGCTCTGGCCAAGGCATCTGATGCCCATATTAATACCGGCGTCGCCGTGGAGGCCTGCCCCCTGGATCTCGCCCCCACCTCCAGCACGACCACGGCTTTGGTCATGGGCGATGCCCTGGCCATCGCACTACTGGAGGCCCGGGGGTTCACCGCAGAGGACTTTGCTTTTTCCCACCCCGGCGGCGCCCTGGGGCGCAAGCTGCTGCTGAAAATTGATGATGTGATGCGCCAGGGAGAAGGTATTCCGAAGGTTTCGGAAGCGACGCCCCTGTCCGATGCACTTCTGGAAATCAGTGCCAAAGGCCTGGGCATGACCACCGTCGTCGCCGCGGACAGCGACCGGCTCCTTGGCGTATTTACAGACGGCGACCTGCGACGGGCCCTGGATGAGCAGGTGGATATCAAGGGCACGCGTATCGGCGACATCATGACCCGCTCCCCGGCCACGGTACACACGGGCATGCTCGCCGCGGAGGCCCTGCGCATTATGGAAGAGCGTCATATCAGCGCCCTCGTGGTGCTGGATGAGCAGCAGGAGATCGCGGGCGTGGTCAACCTTCTCGCTTTGCTAGAGGCGGGTATTGCATGA
- a CDS encoding KdsC family phosphatase, giving the protein MNPATARSIKLLALDVDGVLTDGRITYGNDGEELKSFNIKDGLGIKLLQGAGVEVAIITGRQSHIVDRRARELGIETIIQGREDKLSALKELSEARRLKLSECAYMGDDLPDLGAVRAAGLGLTVADASDALLKAADWQSKQPGGHGAVREACETLLSARGQLHAAEAAFE; this is encoded by the coding sequence ATGAATCCCGCAACGGCCCGGAGCATAAAGTTGCTCGCCCTGGACGTCGACGGCGTGCTGACCGATGGCCGCATTACCTACGGCAATGACGGTGAGGAGCTGAAGTCTTTCAATATCAAAGATGGCCTGGGAATCAAACTCCTTCAGGGCGCAGGCGTCGAAGTCGCCATTATCACCGGACGGCAGTCCCATATCGTTGACCGCCGCGCAAGAGAACTGGGCATAGAAACCATTATTCAGGGACGCGAGGACAAGCTCTCAGCTCTAAAAGAGTTATCTGAAGCGCGGAGACTGAAGCTCAGCGAGTGCGCCTACATGGGAGACGATCTTCCCGACCTCGGGGCGGTGCGGGCCGCAGGCCTGGGCCTGACGGTCGCCGATGCCAGCGACGCCCTCCTCAAGGCGGCCGACTGGCAGTCAAAACAACCGGGGGGGCATGGCGCGGTTCGCGAGGCCTGCGAAACACTCCTCAGCGCCCGCGGCCAGCTCCATGCCGCCGAAGCCGCCTTCGAATGA
- the lptC gene encoding LPS export ABC transporter periplasmic protein LptC, producing MTATKGRRRVRKRLSIPLLLSAALLVYTTLSPSPTLIKESVAPMVPARVPESYATQVAVDDFDVHGVRQGSTEALNLRRFPGEGIVELDEPKRHNYSTDGEWVANAREGQLREETEVLVLNGDVRLQYDVENVQFLTERMIINMPKQAARSTASVRIWQGDNETVADQIYINLRAQVASLSGAVRTVYVPQS from the coding sequence ATGACCGCTACCAAGGGGCGTCGTCGGGTCCGAAAACGACTGTCCATTCCCCTACTCCTGTCGGCGGCGCTGCTGGTGTACACCACCCTTTCGCCCTCGCCGACGCTCATCAAAGAAAGTGTGGCCCCCATGGTCCCTGCGCGTGTGCCCGAGAGTTATGCCACGCAGGTTGCCGTTGATGACTTCGATGTCCATGGCGTCCGTCAGGGCAGCACCGAAGCGTTGAATCTGCGACGCTTTCCCGGTGAGGGCATCGTCGAACTCGATGAACCCAAACGGCACAACTACAGCACCGACGGCGAGTGGGTGGCTAACGCCCGGGAGGGGCAGCTGCGCGAGGAGACTGAAGTCCTGGTGCTGAACGGCGACGTGCGGCTCCAATACGACGTAGAGAACGTGCAATTTCTCACGGAACGCATGATCATCAACATGCCCAAACAGGCCGCGCGAAGCACCGCCAGTGTGCGCATCTGGCAGGGTGACAACGAAACCGTGGCAGACCAGATCTACATCAACCTAAGGGCCCAGGTCGCGTCTCTCAGCGGCGCTGTCAGGACGGTCTATGTCCCCCAAAGCTGA
- the lptA gene encoding lipopolysaccharide transport periplasmic protein LptA produces the protein MSPKADVKVESSTARQGYAVLLRRLCAILARCAMIIGALGSYPALALPEDRLQSIEITAARAVRDERAGFTVYSGDVVMKQGSLHIRADKITIFHDSEAADRIIAVGEPATLRQQPEIDKGFVTASAGRIVYEKSREWVQLREAAVIEQDGAVVSGDSIDYFMAEQRVRADAAPEDASGRVQVIIPAAVIEAETRDGDDNSGDKKDSNDKNSEAPASEPGPGESGQNPRGGVDGDPDSP, from the coding sequence ATGTCCCCCAAAGCTGACGTAAAAGTCGAATCCTCGACCGCCCGGCAGGGGTACGCCGTGCTGCTGCGCAGGCTCTGCGCTATCCTGGCGCGCTGTGCCATGATCATCGGCGCCTTGGGCTCTTACCCTGCGTTGGCGCTCCCCGAAGATCGTTTGCAGTCCATTGAAATCACCGCTGCCCGCGCCGTGCGGGATGAGCGCGCGGGGTTCACCGTGTACAGCGGCGACGTGGTCATGAAGCAGGGCAGCCTGCACATCCGTGCGGACAAGATCACGATATTTCACGACAGTGAGGCCGCCGATCGCATCATCGCTGTCGGTGAGCCCGCGACCCTGCGCCAGCAGCCGGAGATCGACAAGGGGTTCGTCACCGCAAGCGCCGGCCGCATTGTGTACGAGAAGTCCCGCGAGTGGGTGCAACTGCGAGAAGCCGCGGTCATCGAGCAGGACGGCGCCGTGGTGAGCGGCGATTCCATCGACTACTTCATGGCCGAGCAGCGCGTCCGCGCCGACGCGGCCCCGGAAGATGCCAGTGGACGGGTGCAGGTCATTATCCCCGCCGCGGTCATCGAAGCGGAGACCCGCGACGGTGACGACAACTCTGGCGATAAAAAGGACAGCAACGATAAGAACAGCGAAGCACCGGCAAGCGAGCCCGGGCCGGGCGAGAGTGGGCAGAATCCCCGGGGAGGCGTCGATGGCGACCCTGACAGCCCGTAG
- the lptB gene encoding LPS export ABC transporter ATP-binding protein, which translates to MATLTARSLAKAYRGRAVVKDVSIEVQSAQVVGLLGPNGAGKTTCFYMIVGIVASDGGDILIDDESITALPMHERARRGIGYLPQEASIFRRMSVGDNILSILETRKDLSRAERRTRRDELLEEFHVGHLRDSLGQALSGGERRRVEIARALAMEPKFILLDEPFAGVDPISVGDIKNIIRHLQTRGIGVLITDHNVRETLDICETAFIVGEGHIIAQGSPQDVLENAKVRKTYLGENFRL; encoded by the coding sequence ATGGCGACCCTGACAGCCCGTAGTCTTGCAAAAGCCTACCGTGGCCGGGCCGTCGTCAAGGACGTGAGTATTGAGGTACAGAGCGCCCAGGTCGTGGGACTCCTGGGCCCCAATGGTGCGGGAAAAACCACCTGCTTCTACATGATCGTGGGCATCGTGGCCTCGGACGGCGGTGACATTCTGATTGACGATGAAAGTATTACCGCCCTGCCCATGCACGAGCGGGCCCGCCGCGGTATCGGTTACCTGCCTCAGGAAGCCTCCATCTTCCGCCGCATGAGCGTTGGCGACAATATCCTCTCTATTCTGGAAACCCGCAAAGACCTGAGCCGTGCGGAGCGCCGGACGCGCCGCGACGAGCTCCTTGAGGAGTTTCATGTCGGCCATCTCCGGGACAGCCTTGGTCAGGCACTTTCCGGCGGCGAACGCCGTCGCGTAGAGATTGCCCGGGCTCTGGCCATGGAGCCCAAGTTCATTCTCCTGGATGAACCCTTTGCCGGCGTGGACCCCATCTCTGTGGGCGACATCAAGAACATCATCCGCCACCTCCAGACCCGGGGCATCGGTGTTCTGATTACGGACCACAATGTGCGGGAAACACTGGATATCTGCGAAACCGCATTTATTGTGGGCGAGGGCCACATCATTGCCCAGGGCAGCCCTCAGGACGTTCTAGAAAACGCCAAGGTGCGCAAGACCTATCTCGGCGAGAATTTTCGCCTCTAG
- a CDS encoding RNA polymerase factor sigma-54 — translation MKQGLHLKLGHQLTMTPQLQQAIRLLQLSTLDLQQEIEQALQENPMLEVEEEQADTPEKPDREDSGNHEGPMDNPERSANVDEASAEGEFEANMPEDLPVDTQWEDILPSSAPPPSEGAGEDFDFDSRNRGSESLQDHLRWQLNLTRLSDSDRIVALAIIDATDANGRFNSSVEDLLELFPPELEIEKEEVTAVLHALQQFEPVGVFARDLQECLQLQLKQLDPQTPWLDQAKILINRHINQLSSGDYAQIMRRMKLSEDDLRGVLTLVRSLDPLPGKQFGDDDTEYIVPDVYVSRKEGRWVVELNPDTAPRLRINDYYAGMIKRADNSADNSYLRDNLQEAKWFLKSLQSRNETMMKVSTEIVRRQRNFLEYGEEAMKPLVLHDIAEAVEMHESTISRVTTRKYMHTPRGIFELKYFFSSHVATTSGGACSSTAIRALIRKLVAAENPRKPLSDSKLAELLEGQGIQVARRTIAKYRDSLTIPPSNERKRLV, via the coding sequence ATGAAGCAGGGACTACATCTCAAGCTCGGTCACCAGCTGACGATGACACCGCAGTTGCAGCAGGCTATTCGGCTGTTGCAACTGAGCACCCTCGATTTACAGCAGGAAATCGAACAGGCGCTGCAGGAAAACCCCATGCTCGAGGTGGAAGAGGAGCAAGCCGATACCCCGGAAAAACCCGACCGCGAAGACTCCGGCAATCACGAAGGCCCCATGGACAACCCTGAACGGAGCGCCAACGTCGACGAAGCCTCCGCCGAGGGAGAATTCGAGGCGAACATGCCCGAAGACCTGCCCGTGGATACGCAGTGGGAGGACATCCTTCCCTCGAGCGCACCTCCCCCATCCGAAGGTGCCGGTGAGGACTTTGACTTCGACAGCCGCAACCGGGGCAGCGAGAGTCTGCAGGATCACTTGCGGTGGCAGCTCAATCTCACCCGCCTGTCCGACAGTGACCGCATCGTGGCCCTGGCCATCATCGATGCCACGGATGCCAACGGCAGGTTCAATAGCAGCGTCGAAGATCTTCTTGAACTTTTCCCGCCGGAACTTGAGATCGAAAAAGAGGAGGTCACCGCCGTCCTCCACGCCCTCCAGCAGTTTGAGCCCGTGGGAGTGTTCGCCCGGGACCTGCAGGAATGCCTGCAGTTGCAGCTCAAACAGCTCGATCCCCAGACACCCTGGCTGGATCAGGCAAAGATTTTGATCAACCGTCACATCAATCAACTGAGCAGCGGCGACTACGCACAGATCATGCGCCGTATGAAACTTTCGGAAGATGATCTTCGCGGCGTCCTGACTCTCGTGCGCTCCCTGGACCCTCTGCCCGGCAAGCAGTTTGGGGACGACGATACGGAGTACATCGTTCCCGATGTCTATGTCAGCCGCAAGGAGGGCCGCTGGGTGGTAGAGCTGAACCCCGACACCGCGCCGCGACTGCGGATCAACGACTACTACGCCGGCATGATCAAGCGCGCCGACAACAGCGCTGATAACAGCTACCTTCGGGACAATCTTCAGGAGGCCAAATGGTTTCTGAAAAGTCTCCAGAGTCGAAACGAAACCATGATGAAGGTGTCTACAGAAATAGTGAGGCGCCAGCGGAACTTCCTGGAGTACGGGGAAGAGGCCATGAAGCCCCTGGTATTGCACGACATCGCGGAGGCCGTGGAAATGCATGAATCGACCATATCCCGTGTAACGACGCGTAAATATATGCACACGCCGCGGGGCATCTTTGAACTCAAATACTTTTTTTCCAGTCATGTGGCCACCACCAGTGGTGGCGCCTGCTCCTCCACGGCCATTCGTGCTCTCATCCGAAAACTCGTGGCCGCGGAAAATCCCCGCAAACCGCTCTCCGACAGCAAGCTTGCGGAACTACTCGAGGGTCAGGGCATTCAGGTCGCCCGGCGGACCATCGCCAAGTACCGGGATAGCCTCACCATTCCACCGTCCAACGAGCGCAAGCGGCTTGTATAA
- the hpf gene encoding ribosome hibernation-promoting factor, HPF/YfiA family: MQIVISGHHVEVTDALREYVEAKFERLQRHYSQISKSEVTLIVEKMVQTAEATVHIAGKDLFASADSEDMYAAIDALVDKLDRQLIKHKEKNRPH; this comes from the coding sequence ATGCAAATAGTAATCAGCGGACACCACGTCGAAGTCACCGATGCCCTGCGGGAGTACGTAGAAGCAAAGTTCGAACGTTTGCAGCGGCACTACAGTCAGATCAGCAAGTCCGAGGTGACACTCATCGTGGAGAAAATGGTACAGACAGCAGAGGCCACGGTGCATATCGCCGGCAAGGATCTGTTTGCCTCCGCTGACTCGGAAGATATGTATGCCGCCATTGATGCCCTTGTGGACAAGCTTGATCGACAGCTGATCAAGCACAAGGAAAAGAACCGACCCCACTAA